CGATTTTAACGAAGGCACCAATTTCTTCCAACTTGGCAACGACTGCCTTACGAGCTTCAAAACGGTCCATACCTGCAAACTCGAAGGCAAGCTCATTCATAGTTCCGTCGTCGTTCATGACGTTGACTTGCGGCAAGTTGTGACGTTGACCAACCAAGAAGTCGTTTGGATCGTGGGCAGGCGTGATTTTCACGACACCAGTACCAAATTCAGGATCTGCGTGCTCATCCCCAACGATTGGAATCAATTTATTAGCAATTGGAAGGATGACATTTTTACCAATCAAGTCCTTGTAGCGTGGGTCTTCTGGATTGACCGCAACGGCAACGTCCCCAAACATGGTCTCAGGACGAGTTGTCGCCACTTCAAGGGCGCGTGAGCCGTCTTCTAGCATGTAATTCATGTGGTAGAAGGCACCTTCAACATCCTTGTGAATTACTTCGATATCAGAAAGGGCTGTGCGAGCCGCTGGGTCCCAGTTGATGATAAACTCACCACGGTAGATCCAACCTTTCTTGTATAGATCCACAAAGACCTTACGAACGGCTTTTGACAAACCTTCGTCAAGAGTGAAACGCTCACGAGAGTAGTCTACAGAGAGCCCCATCTTACCCCATTGTTCCTTGATTGTAGTGGCATATTCGTCTTTCCATTCCCAAACCTTATCGAGGAATTTTTCTCGACCGAGGTCGTAACGTGTAATGCCCTCACCACGCAAGCGCTCCTCAACCTTAGCCTGAGTCGCAATCCCCGCGTGGTCCATACCAGGAAGCCAAAGCGTATCGAAACCTTGCATACGTTTTTGACGGATAATGATATCCTGAAGAGTCGTATCCCAAGCGTGACCAAGGTGAAGTTTCCCAGTTACGTTTGGTGGTGGAATGACGATCGAATAAGGCTTAGCCTTTTGATCGCCTGAAGGCTTGAAAACATCAGCATCAAGCCATTTTTGATAACGACCAGCCTCAACCTCGGCTGGATTGTATTTAGGTGAAAGTTCTTTAGACATGTTTTTGTCCTTTCTATTCTATTTTTTTAAATCATGAAGTAATTTTTCTTTTATTAAATATTGAGCTGATGTTTTATCCGTATTTGGATTTCCTTTTGGTTTTAAATTACGATTTGTACTAAGGTAAATCGTACGTCCATTAACAACTAAAGTTTTTATTTCATTTTTTCTCCAACTAACATTGCTAGAAAATGACAACCATGAATATTCGTGTAATTTAGATAAATCATATTTAGAATCCGATTCTAACTGACTAAAAACTCTAGCAAAGTAACTTTTCACACTTTCGTCTTTTCTTGCATTATAATCAAACGAGTTATTTTCTGACTCACCTTTTTGTCTTGATATTGCCCAAGAAATATAAACTCCAATCGCAGTTACTATCACACCTGATAGCGAAATTATGTCACTTGTACTCATTTTCTATTTCCTTTCAATTATACAAATATCCCCATCCAGCTCAAGCTAGACAGGGACGAATGTGTTTATCCGCGGTACCACCCAATTTCGGGCAAGCGCCCGCAACTTTTCTCTTATTCTTTCTCTTTTATGACGGCGTTAAGTCGCTTTGGCATACGCTAGTATAGCCTGCAGCTCCTTGCCTAGTCCTAAAAGGAAACAAAAAGACACTTGTATTTCAATTTTTCATCCATCAGCAACCAGTTTTGACACATTTGTGGACTTCTCAGCACCGCCACTTTCTGTAAAATGCTTGACTCAAAACACCTCTGATGAACCTATTCTATCACCTTTCCAGCGAAAAATCAATAATTTCTCTCACCCAAAAGTCCATCTGGCAGGTCGTGAAATCCTTTGCCCGCCTGATAGTTGGCGAATTTTCCTAAAAGGAACTGGTAAGCATCTAGACGACTTTCATAGCGAATAGCCGCTTCCTTGGCCCTCTCGTCCTGGTCCGCCTCGTAGACTGCCTGACTCTCCTTGAGGGCCATCTCATTAATCATGACCTGGGTCTTGACCCAAGCTTCAAACTCCTGTAAAAATTCCTGTTCGTAACTCATTTTTCTCACTTTCTAACTGCAAATACCTAGTCCAAATCTCGGTAAAAATCACTGTCAATATCACGGAAGGGCTGAATGTCCTGTACATACTCCAGCACCCCTTGAAATTCACCGGCCTCATCCCGCACCGCCGCATAGGTCACATGGACAAACTTGCCCCGCGATTCCGACTTGAACCACATCTCAAACTTGTCCCGCTCTCCCTCGCGCAGAGCTTTGAAAATCCGCCGGACCTTATCCAAAAACTTGGGCGGGTGACAGAGCTCGACATCGCGCCCTATCTGGGACGGCGTCCGCTTGAAAATCATCTCGTCCGCCGGCACACTGTCATTATAATACTGGAAAATATCGTCCTTATTGACAAAGGTAATCTCCATGGGCAGATGGTCCAAAATCAGATTGGCCTCCGTCACCGACAGATAGCCATGGCCAAAAGGCTGCTGGGACTCCCGATTAAAGGCTTGCTCCTTCTTTTCCTTAGGCTTAAAGGAAATGGTGACCTGACCATCTGGCGTATCAATGACCTGCTCAAATCTGCCATCACTAGTCTGCTCTGTGCTTGCTGGCGCTTCGCTTCCTTCATCAGCAGCATTCCCAGCTTCCTCCTCCGAGAATGAGCGCCGCGCAGGAATCCATTTCTCCGTCGGCTTAATGATAGCATAGCCATAAGCATCACTCTCCTCAGCAATCTTGAGCCAGTCATCCTGATGAAAGGACTCAAGGAGTATCATGAGAAGGATGGATTCTTCCTTGAAAATCATAGCTTCAAACTCAGCAGCAAAAACCTCAAACTTGTCCTTGACCTCTTGAATCGAAGTATCCGGCAGTTGCTCTGCAGCAATCTTAGCCTCTTGGAAAAGTTCGCGAATCTGGTCATCTACTCCCCACATGACCTTGGGCGGCGAATCGTGGCCGTAGCTCTCCATGATAGGAAACATGAGCTCTTCCTTGCGCTGATAGTGGATATCAAACTGTCCCACCAAACCCAGCTGGCGTTGGAGACCCTTGCGGATTTCAGGAAGAAGCTCCTCATCTTCTGTACTTTCATAGGTGGATAGGAGCCTGCGAACCCGCATAAGGGCAGCCCGCAGCGCTAAATTTTCCTGCTTGAAGATCTGAACAGGATGGCCTGGATGGTCGGTATCAGCCACCTCCACATCCTGAATGGCACCTTTAAAGAGGTTGGCATGGACATTGCAGAGGGACATGACATCTTCGAAAGTCACTCCCGTATCCGAGTTCATCAGCTCATGCTCCATCAGGCTGATTTCGATAGCGGACACACCAGCAAAATGCTCATTGAAAAGCTCCTGAACGGACTCTGCAGAAGCTCCATTATGTAGGTCCAGCAAGATTGACTTGAGGACTTCAATGCGTTCAGTAGCCATTTCTAAATCCCCACCACTTCATAGCCGTTTAATTCCAGCGTTTGCTTGATTTTATCCAGGTCAATGCCATTCATGCTGGCTCCTTTTTTGATAGAAACCATGCGCCCGACTGTATTGCGCATGACAGGATTGGCCAGAGGCTTAAAGCCCAACTCGACCAAGACATCTAAAACTTCAGGCTGCTTCTCAATCACTTCTGCCACTGGAATAGACAAATCAATCACATTATCCATATGCCCTACCTCCGTGTATTTTTTATTATTATATCACAAAAGATGCGTCCAATAAAAATCCTTTCCATCACTTGCTCAAATCCAAGCTTGGAGTATATAACAAATTCTAATAGGCTATAAGTTATTGTTATAAGGACACTGATAAATTTAATTTCACAAGGAAAGGCTATTCTTATCAACCATTTCTGAGATTTCTTTCACAAACTCCTGGCTTTTGCCAGATTACAGCTTCATTGAAAACGCTTTACTATAGTGATATAATGATTTTAAATACAGAATAAAGGAGTTGCCCTATGTCTATTACAAAATTGTTGAATATCAAGTACCCTATTTTCCAAGGAGCTATGGCTCAGATTTCCCACTACCAACTGGCGGCAGCTGTTTCAGAAGCTGGCGGACTGGGAATCATTGCTTCAGGTGGAATGACGGGTGAGCAGTTGCGCGAAGAAATCCGTGAACTGCGTAAATTGACTGACAAGCCATTTGCCGTCAATGTCATGCTCATGATGAAAAATATCAAGGAGATTGTGACGGTCATCATTGAAGAAAAAG
Above is a window of Streptococcus cristatus ATCC 51100 DNA encoding:
- a CDS encoding DUF1912 family protein, whose product is MSYEQEFLQEFEAWVKTQVMINEMALKESQAVYEADQDERAKEAAIRYESRLDAYQFLLGKFANYQAGKGFHDLPDGLLGERNY
- a CDS encoding DUF438 domain-containing protein, giving the protein MATERIEVLKSILLDLHNGASAESVQELFNEHFAGVSAIEISLMEHELMNSDTGVTFEDVMSLCNVHANLFKGAIQDVEVADTDHPGHPVQIFKQENLALRAALMRVRRLLSTYESTEDEELLPEIRKGLQRQLGLVGQFDIHYQRKEELMFPIMESYGHDSPPKVMWGVDDQIRELFQEAKIAAEQLPDTSIQEVKDKFEVFAAEFEAMIFKEESILLMILLESFHQDDWLKIAEESDAYGYAIIKPTEKWIPARRSFSEEEAGNAADEGSEAPASTEQTSDGRFEQVIDTPDGQVTISFKPKEKKEQAFNRESQQPFGHGYLSVTEANLILDHLPMEITFVNKDDIFQYYNDSVPADEMIFKRTPSQIGRDVELCHPPKFLDKVRRIFKALREGERDKFEMWFKSESRGKFVHVTYAAVRDEAGEFQGVLEYVQDIQPFRDIDSDFYRDLD
- a CDS encoding DUF1858 domain-containing protein → MDNVIDLSIPVAEVIEKQPEVLDVLVELGFKPLANPVMRNTVGRMVSIKKGASMNGIDLDKIKQTLELNGYEVVGI